The following coding sequences are from one Cervus canadensis isolate Bull #8, Minnesota chromosome 4, ASM1932006v1, whole genome shotgun sequence window:
- the LOC122440921 gene encoding zinc finger protein 177-like, producing MGLNSSGALVVWIPIGACPAGPTAPVGGYWDSPAPRLEGAVVAALAASGAASYACSGPHLSPGGEHGGGSSSCRAANSLVRASVVGLRLPDALASWDTDGDEVVIFQDPVTLQEVSMDFSQEEWAQLAPAQKILYQDVMLENYRNLTSVGYHLRKPRLLTQRELRTRKRRLLQDTCADQNSQLKTQETTAGRNKVWEKPLTGRKGAPAQPRKKSYEQSLCGKAIRRNPDLTTKRNYTGAKRDERKECGEAFSYPSFLGVHV from the exons ATGGGCTTGAATTCTTCTGGAGCACTGGTGGTATg gaTCCCTATTGGAGCCTGCCCCGCGGGCCCAACGGCTCCGGTGGGAGGATACTGGGACTCTCCGGCCCCGAGGCTAGAAGGTGCTGTGGTCGCCGCTCTCGCCGCCTCAGGTGCTGCTAG CTATGCCTGCTCGGGACCCCACCTGTCACCAGGAGGGGAACATGGAGGAGGAAGCAGTAGCTGCAGAGCTGCCAACAGCCTGGTCAGAG CCTCAGTCGTCGGGCTCCGTCTTCCTGATGCCCTGGCCTCCTGGGACACTGATGGAGATGAGGTTGTGATATTTCAGGACCCAGTGACCCTCCAGGAAGTGTCGATGGACTTCTCCCAGGAGGAATGGGCCCAGCTGGCCCCCGCTCAAAAAATCCTGTACCAAGACGTGATGCTGGAGAACTACAGGAACCTGACTTCTGTGG GGTATCATCTCCGCAAGCCCCGCCTGCTCACCCAGAGGGAGCTGAGAACCCGGAAGAGGAGACTTCTCCAAGACACCTGTGCAG ACCAGAATTCTCAGCTTAAAACCCAAGAGACCACGGCTGGAAGGAATAAAGTTTGGGAAAAACCACTTACTGGCAGGAAAGGG GCACCAGCTCAACCTAGAAAGAAGTCCTATGAACAGAGTCTGTGTGGAAAAGCCATCAGAAGGAATCCTGACCTGACTACTAAGAGGAATTACACAGGCGCGAAACGCGATGAACGTAAAGAATGTGGGGAAGCATTTAGTTATCCTTCCTTCCTTGGAGTGCACGTGTGA